One genomic window of Arachis hypogaea cultivar Tifrunner chromosome 8, arahy.Tifrunner.gnm2.J5K5, whole genome shotgun sequence includes the following:
- the LOC112707745 gene encoding uncharacterized protein isoform X2, translated as MRLKVEDQGFLSKRKNIPLLQITSDLLLFILPMDDYLPSADLIGGSIILQDTPIINANFILSDDSEIYDPTVNSWNELRSPVDHPLFSQSEVQGCLDIGDPVYTCLYCGASFWLLERVEKQSRINQPLFTLCCFQGKIQLPYLQKAPDLLYNLIHGHDSKSLQFQKKIRYYNSMFAFTSLGGKVIDSVNDGTGPPQFIISGQNYHRIGSLLPQAGQVPKFAQLYIYDIEHELTHRERIFGQSSNIDRQLIIDLTQMIDQHNPIAQSFRRVREFHENHSSQMFSLKLFSQRERDRRVYNYLSCDEVAALVVGDFDSSDTGRDVIVKSAIGQLQRIYETHALYWPLQYPLLFPYGEDGYQLGIPYRDIQDINVAGRRTRVSMREFICFRLQMREDEDSIIHKSRRLFQQFVVDSFSMIESQRLYEIKKKQSTIREVLQGIEEAMRRGDTETSSIGTRVILPSSFTGGKRYMFNNCQDAMAICKHFGYPDLFLTLTCNPNWPEFQRYTNRDQVPIADRPDIACRVFHAKMKCLLNDLKNGVFFGPLNAGMYTIEFQKRGLPHAHILLWLDGRNRL; from the exons ATGAGGCTGAAAGTTGAAGACCAAG GTTTTCTTTCAAAAAGGAAAAACATTCCCCTTCTACAAATCACGTCAGATCTCCTGCTCTTCATTCTTCCGATGGATGATTATCTGCCTTCTGCAGATTTGATTG gggGATCAATTATTTTGCAAGATACTCCAATTATTAATGCCAATTTCATATTATCAG ATGACTCTGAAATATATGATCCTACTGTAAATTCTTGGAATGAGCTTCGGTCTCCTGTTGATCATCCACTTTTTTCACAAAGTGAAGTTCAAG GTTGTCTCGATATTGGTGACCCTGTGTATACTTGTCTATATTGTGGTGCGTCGTTTTGGTTACTAGAGCGGGTTGAAAAACAGTCAAGAATTAATCAGCCTCTTTTTACACTTTGTTGTTTTCAAGGAAAAATTCAATTACCGTATCTTCAGAAAGCTCcagatttattatataatttgattcaTGGTCATGATAGTAAGTCTTTACAGTTTCAGAAGAAAATTCGGTATTATAATAGTATGTTTGCTTTCACTTCTCTTGGTGGTAAAGTAATAGACTCAGTGAATGATGGAACTGGCCCACCACAATTCATCATAAGTGGTCAAAATTATCATAGGATTGGAAGTTTATTACCTCAGGCTGGTCAAGTTCCGAAATTTGCCCAATTATACATATATGACATAGAACATGAGTTAACGCATAGAGAAAGAATATTTGG gcAAAGTTCAAATATAGATAGACAGCTGATAATTGATTTGACCCAAATGATTGATCAACACAATCCCATAGCACAATCATTTAGAAGAGTGAGGGAATTCCATGAGAATCACTCGTCTCAGATGTTTTCTTTGAAATTGTTTAGTCAAAGAGAACGTGATCGAAGAGTTTATAATTATCTTTCGTGCGATGAAGTTGCTGCTTTGGTTGTTGGTGATTTTGATTCTTCTGATACTGGTCGTGATGTCATTGTTAAATCTGCAATTGGCCAACTTCAAAGAATATATGAGACACATGCTTTATACTGGCCATTGCAATATCCCTTGCTTTTTCCTTACGGGGAAGATGGTTATCAATTGGGTATTCCTTATCGAGATATTCAAGATATAAATGTTGCAGGGAGAAGGACTAGAGTATCCATGCGAGAATTTATCTGTTTTCGTTTGCAAATGAGAGAGGATGAGGATAGCATTATTCATAAGTCTAGAAGATTGTTCCAACAGTTTGTTGTTGATTCATTCTCTATGATTGAGTCACAGAGGCTTTATGAAATCAAGAAAAAACAGAGCACAATTAGAGAAGTCTTACAAGGTATTGAAGAAGCTATGCGACGCGGTGATACTGAAACATCATCAATTGGTACTCGAGTGATTTTGCCTTCTTCCTTCACTGGTGGTAAACGTTACATGTTTAATAATTGCCAAGATGCTATGGCTATTTGTAAGCATTTTGGGTATCCAGATCTATTTCTTACCCTTACTTGCAATCCTAACTGGCCTGAGTTTCAAAGATATACTAATCGTGATCAAGTTCCAATTGCTGATCGGCCAGACATTGCTTGCCGAGTCTTTCATGCTAAGATGAAGTGTCTTCTTAATGATCTTAAGAATGGTGTTTTTTTTGGTCCTCTTAATGCAG gtATGTATACAATTGAGTTTCAAAAAAGAGGTTTGCCACATGCACATATTCTACTTTGGCTTGATGGAAGGAATAGATTGTAG
- the LOC112707745 gene encoding uncharacterized protein isoform X1, which yields MRLKVEDQASTFMASLVIGFLSKRKNIPLLQITSDLLLFILPMDDYLPSADLIGGSIILQDTPIINANFILSDDSEIYDPTVNSWNELRSPVDHPLFSQSEVQGCLDIGDPVYTCLYCGASFWLLERVEKQSRINQPLFTLCCFQGKIQLPYLQKAPDLLYNLIHGHDSKSLQFQKKIRYYNSMFAFTSLGGKVIDSVNDGTGPPQFIISGQNYHRIGSLLPQAGQVPKFAQLYIYDIEHELTHRERIFGQSSNIDRQLIIDLTQMIDQHNPIAQSFRRVREFHENHSSQMFSLKLFSQRERDRRVYNYLSCDEVAALVVGDFDSSDTGRDVIVKSAIGQLQRIYETHALYWPLQYPLLFPYGEDGYQLGIPYRDIQDINVAGRRTRVSMREFICFRLQMREDEDSIIHKSRRLFQQFVVDSFSMIESQRLYEIKKKQSTIREVLQGIEEAMRRGDTETSSIGTRVILPSSFTGGKRYMFNNCQDAMAICKHFGYPDLFLTLTCNPNWPEFQRYTNRDQVPIADRPDIACRVFHAKMKCLLNDLKNGVFFGPLNAGMYTIEFQKRGLPHAHILLWLDGRNRL from the exons ATGAGGCTGAAAGTTGAAGACCAAG CAAGTACTTTCATGGCCTCTCTGGTTATAGGTTTTCTTTCAAAAAGGAAAAACATTCCCCTTCTACAAATCACGTCAGATCTCCTGCTCTTCATTCTTCCGATGGATGATTATCTGCCTTCTGCAGATTTGATTG gggGATCAATTATTTTGCAAGATACTCCAATTATTAATGCCAATTTCATATTATCAG ATGACTCTGAAATATATGATCCTACTGTAAATTCTTGGAATGAGCTTCGGTCTCCTGTTGATCATCCACTTTTTTCACAAAGTGAAGTTCAAG GTTGTCTCGATATTGGTGACCCTGTGTATACTTGTCTATATTGTGGTGCGTCGTTTTGGTTACTAGAGCGGGTTGAAAAACAGTCAAGAATTAATCAGCCTCTTTTTACACTTTGTTGTTTTCAAGGAAAAATTCAATTACCGTATCTTCAGAAAGCTCcagatttattatataatttgattcaTGGTCATGATAGTAAGTCTTTACAGTTTCAGAAGAAAATTCGGTATTATAATAGTATGTTTGCTTTCACTTCTCTTGGTGGTAAAGTAATAGACTCAGTGAATGATGGAACTGGCCCACCACAATTCATCATAAGTGGTCAAAATTATCATAGGATTGGAAGTTTATTACCTCAGGCTGGTCAAGTTCCGAAATTTGCCCAATTATACATATATGACATAGAACATGAGTTAACGCATAGAGAAAGAATATTTGG gcAAAGTTCAAATATAGATAGACAGCTGATAATTGATTTGACCCAAATGATTGATCAACACAATCCCATAGCACAATCATTTAGAAGAGTGAGGGAATTCCATGAGAATCACTCGTCTCAGATGTTTTCTTTGAAATTGTTTAGTCAAAGAGAACGTGATCGAAGAGTTTATAATTATCTTTCGTGCGATGAAGTTGCTGCTTTGGTTGTTGGTGATTTTGATTCTTCTGATACTGGTCGTGATGTCATTGTTAAATCTGCAATTGGCCAACTTCAAAGAATATATGAGACACATGCTTTATACTGGCCATTGCAATATCCCTTGCTTTTTCCTTACGGGGAAGATGGTTATCAATTGGGTATTCCTTATCGAGATATTCAAGATATAAATGTTGCAGGGAGAAGGACTAGAGTATCCATGCGAGAATTTATCTGTTTTCGTTTGCAAATGAGAGAGGATGAGGATAGCATTATTCATAAGTCTAGAAGATTGTTCCAACAGTTTGTTGTTGATTCATTCTCTATGATTGAGTCACAGAGGCTTTATGAAATCAAGAAAAAACAGAGCACAATTAGAGAAGTCTTACAAGGTATTGAAGAAGCTATGCGACGCGGTGATACTGAAACATCATCAATTGGTACTCGAGTGATTTTGCCTTCTTCCTTCACTGGTGGTAAACGTTACATGTTTAATAATTGCCAAGATGCTATGGCTATTTGTAAGCATTTTGGGTATCCAGATCTATTTCTTACCCTTACTTGCAATCCTAACTGGCCTGAGTTTCAAAGATATACTAATCGTGATCAAGTTCCAATTGCTGATCGGCCAGACATTGCTTGCCGAGTCTTTCATGCTAAGATGAAGTGTCTTCTTAATGATCTTAAGAATGGTGTTTTTTTTGGTCCTCTTAATGCAG gtATGTATACAATTGAGTTTCAAAAAAGAGGTTTGCCACATGCACATATTCTACTTTGGCTTGATGGAAGGAATAGATTGTAG
- the LOC112707745 gene encoding uncharacterized protein isoform X4, which produces MRLKVEDQASTFMASLVIGFLSKRKNIPLLQITSDLLLFILPMDDYLPSADLIGGSIILQDTPIINANFILSGCLDIGDPVYTCLYCGASFWLLERVEKQSRINQPLFTLCCFQGKIQLPYLQKAPDLLYNLIHGHDSKSLQFQKKIRYYNSMFAFTSLGGKVIDSVNDGTGPPQFIISGQNYHRIGSLLPQAGQVPKFAQLYIYDIEHELTHRERIFGQSSNIDRQLIIDLTQMIDQHNPIAQSFRRVREFHENHSSQMFSLKLFSQRERDRRVYNYLSCDEVAALVVGDFDSSDTGRDVIVKSAIGQLQRIYETHALYWPLQYPLLFPYGEDGYQLGIPYRDIQDINVAGRRTRVSMREFICFRLQMREDEDSIIHKSRRLFQQFVVDSFSMIESQRLYEIKKKQSTIREVLQGIEEAMRRGDTETSSIGTRVILPSSFTGGKRYMFNNCQDAMAICKHFGYPDLFLTLTCNPNWPEFQRYTNRDQVPIADRPDIACRVFHAKMKCLLNDLKNGVFFGPLNAGMYTIEFQKRGLPHAHILLWLDGRNRL; this is translated from the exons ATGAGGCTGAAAGTTGAAGACCAAG CAAGTACTTTCATGGCCTCTCTGGTTATAGGTTTTCTTTCAAAAAGGAAAAACATTCCCCTTCTACAAATCACGTCAGATCTCCTGCTCTTCATTCTTCCGATGGATGATTATCTGCCTTCTGCAGATTTGATTG gggGATCAATTATTTTGCAAGATACTCCAATTATTAATGCCAATTTCATATTATCAG GTTGTCTCGATATTGGTGACCCTGTGTATACTTGTCTATATTGTGGTGCGTCGTTTTGGTTACTAGAGCGGGTTGAAAAACAGTCAAGAATTAATCAGCCTCTTTTTACACTTTGTTGTTTTCAAGGAAAAATTCAATTACCGTATCTTCAGAAAGCTCcagatttattatataatttgattcaTGGTCATGATAGTAAGTCTTTACAGTTTCAGAAGAAAATTCGGTATTATAATAGTATGTTTGCTTTCACTTCTCTTGGTGGTAAAGTAATAGACTCAGTGAATGATGGAACTGGCCCACCACAATTCATCATAAGTGGTCAAAATTATCATAGGATTGGAAGTTTATTACCTCAGGCTGGTCAAGTTCCGAAATTTGCCCAATTATACATATATGACATAGAACATGAGTTAACGCATAGAGAAAGAATATTTGG gcAAAGTTCAAATATAGATAGACAGCTGATAATTGATTTGACCCAAATGATTGATCAACACAATCCCATAGCACAATCATTTAGAAGAGTGAGGGAATTCCATGAGAATCACTCGTCTCAGATGTTTTCTTTGAAATTGTTTAGTCAAAGAGAACGTGATCGAAGAGTTTATAATTATCTTTCGTGCGATGAAGTTGCTGCTTTGGTTGTTGGTGATTTTGATTCTTCTGATACTGGTCGTGATGTCATTGTTAAATCTGCAATTGGCCAACTTCAAAGAATATATGAGACACATGCTTTATACTGGCCATTGCAATATCCCTTGCTTTTTCCTTACGGGGAAGATGGTTATCAATTGGGTATTCCTTATCGAGATATTCAAGATATAAATGTTGCAGGGAGAAGGACTAGAGTATCCATGCGAGAATTTATCTGTTTTCGTTTGCAAATGAGAGAGGATGAGGATAGCATTATTCATAAGTCTAGAAGATTGTTCCAACAGTTTGTTGTTGATTCATTCTCTATGATTGAGTCACAGAGGCTTTATGAAATCAAGAAAAAACAGAGCACAATTAGAGAAGTCTTACAAGGTATTGAAGAAGCTATGCGACGCGGTGATACTGAAACATCATCAATTGGTACTCGAGTGATTTTGCCTTCTTCCTTCACTGGTGGTAAACGTTACATGTTTAATAATTGCCAAGATGCTATGGCTATTTGTAAGCATTTTGGGTATCCAGATCTATTTCTTACCCTTACTTGCAATCCTAACTGGCCTGAGTTTCAAAGATATACTAATCGTGATCAAGTTCCAATTGCTGATCGGCCAGACATTGCTTGCCGAGTCTTTCATGCTAAGATGAAGTGTCTTCTTAATGATCTTAAGAATGGTGTTTTTTTTGGTCCTCTTAATGCAG gtATGTATACAATTGAGTTTCAAAAAAGAGGTTTGCCACATGCACATATTCTACTTTGGCTTGATGGAAGGAATAGATTGTAG
- the LOC112707745 gene encoding uncharacterized protein isoform X3, translating to MASLVIGFLSKRKNIPLLQITSDLLLFILPMDDYLPSADLIGGSIILQDTPIINANFILSDDSEIYDPTVNSWNELRSPVDHPLFSQSEVQGCLDIGDPVYTCLYCGASFWLLERVEKQSRINQPLFTLCCFQGKIQLPYLQKAPDLLYNLIHGHDSKSLQFQKKIRYYNSMFAFTSLGGKVIDSVNDGTGPPQFIISGQNYHRIGSLLPQAGQVPKFAQLYIYDIEHELTHRERIFGQSSNIDRQLIIDLTQMIDQHNPIAQSFRRVREFHENHSSQMFSLKLFSQRERDRRVYNYLSCDEVAALVVGDFDSSDTGRDVIVKSAIGQLQRIYETHALYWPLQYPLLFPYGEDGYQLGIPYRDIQDINVAGRRTRVSMREFICFRLQMREDEDSIIHKSRRLFQQFVVDSFSMIESQRLYEIKKKQSTIREVLQGIEEAMRRGDTETSSIGTRVILPSSFTGGKRYMFNNCQDAMAICKHFGYPDLFLTLTCNPNWPEFQRYTNRDQVPIADRPDIACRVFHAKMKCLLNDLKNGVFFGPLNAGMYTIEFQKRGLPHAHILLWLDGRNRL from the exons ATGGCCTCTCTGGTTATAGGTTTTCTTTCAAAAAGGAAAAACATTCCCCTTCTACAAATCACGTCAGATCTCCTGCTCTTCATTCTTCCGATGGATGATTATCTGCCTTCTGCAGATTTGATTG gggGATCAATTATTTTGCAAGATACTCCAATTATTAATGCCAATTTCATATTATCAG ATGACTCTGAAATATATGATCCTACTGTAAATTCTTGGAATGAGCTTCGGTCTCCTGTTGATCATCCACTTTTTTCACAAAGTGAAGTTCAAG GTTGTCTCGATATTGGTGACCCTGTGTATACTTGTCTATATTGTGGTGCGTCGTTTTGGTTACTAGAGCGGGTTGAAAAACAGTCAAGAATTAATCAGCCTCTTTTTACACTTTGTTGTTTTCAAGGAAAAATTCAATTACCGTATCTTCAGAAAGCTCcagatttattatataatttgattcaTGGTCATGATAGTAAGTCTTTACAGTTTCAGAAGAAAATTCGGTATTATAATAGTATGTTTGCTTTCACTTCTCTTGGTGGTAAAGTAATAGACTCAGTGAATGATGGAACTGGCCCACCACAATTCATCATAAGTGGTCAAAATTATCATAGGATTGGAAGTTTATTACCTCAGGCTGGTCAAGTTCCGAAATTTGCCCAATTATACATATATGACATAGAACATGAGTTAACGCATAGAGAAAGAATATTTGG gcAAAGTTCAAATATAGATAGACAGCTGATAATTGATTTGACCCAAATGATTGATCAACACAATCCCATAGCACAATCATTTAGAAGAGTGAGGGAATTCCATGAGAATCACTCGTCTCAGATGTTTTCTTTGAAATTGTTTAGTCAAAGAGAACGTGATCGAAGAGTTTATAATTATCTTTCGTGCGATGAAGTTGCTGCTTTGGTTGTTGGTGATTTTGATTCTTCTGATACTGGTCGTGATGTCATTGTTAAATCTGCAATTGGCCAACTTCAAAGAATATATGAGACACATGCTTTATACTGGCCATTGCAATATCCCTTGCTTTTTCCTTACGGGGAAGATGGTTATCAATTGGGTATTCCTTATCGAGATATTCAAGATATAAATGTTGCAGGGAGAAGGACTAGAGTATCCATGCGAGAATTTATCTGTTTTCGTTTGCAAATGAGAGAGGATGAGGATAGCATTATTCATAAGTCTAGAAGATTGTTCCAACAGTTTGTTGTTGATTCATTCTCTATGATTGAGTCACAGAGGCTTTATGAAATCAAGAAAAAACAGAGCACAATTAGAGAAGTCTTACAAGGTATTGAAGAAGCTATGCGACGCGGTGATACTGAAACATCATCAATTGGTACTCGAGTGATTTTGCCTTCTTCCTTCACTGGTGGTAAACGTTACATGTTTAATAATTGCCAAGATGCTATGGCTATTTGTAAGCATTTTGGGTATCCAGATCTATTTCTTACCCTTACTTGCAATCCTAACTGGCCTGAGTTTCAAAGATATACTAATCGTGATCAAGTTCCAATTGCTGATCGGCCAGACATTGCTTGCCGAGTCTTTCATGCTAAGATGAAGTGTCTTCTTAATGATCTTAAGAATGGTGTTTTTTTTGGTCCTCTTAATGCAG gtATGTATACAATTGAGTTTCAAAAAAGAGGTTTGCCACATGCACATATTCTACTTTGGCTTGATGGAAGGAATAGATTGTAG
- the LOC112707745 gene encoding uncharacterized protein isoform X6 produces the protein MRLKVEDQGGSIILQDTPIINANFILSDDSEIYDPTVNSWNELRSPVDHPLFSQSEVQGCLDIGDPVYTCLYCGASFWLLERVEKQSRINQPLFTLCCFQGKIQLPYLQKAPDLLYNLIHGHDSKSLQFQKKIRYYNSMFAFTSLGGKVIDSVNDGTGPPQFIISGQNYHRIGSLLPQAGQVPKFAQLYIYDIEHELTHRERIFGQSSNIDRQLIIDLTQMIDQHNPIAQSFRRVREFHENHSSQMFSLKLFSQRERDRRVYNYLSCDEVAALVVGDFDSSDTGRDVIVKSAIGQLQRIYETHALYWPLQYPLLFPYGEDGYQLGIPYRDIQDINVAGRRTRVSMREFICFRLQMREDEDSIIHKSRRLFQQFVVDSFSMIESQRLYEIKKKQSTIREVLQGIEEAMRRGDTETSSIGTRVILPSSFTGGKRYMFNNCQDAMAICKHFGYPDLFLTLTCNPNWPEFQRYTNRDQVPIADRPDIACRVFHAKMKCLLNDLKNGVFFGPLNAGMYTIEFQKRGLPHAHILLWLDGRNRL, from the exons ATGAGGCTGAAAGTTGAAGACCAAG gggGATCAATTATTTTGCAAGATACTCCAATTATTAATGCCAATTTCATATTATCAG ATGACTCTGAAATATATGATCCTACTGTAAATTCTTGGAATGAGCTTCGGTCTCCTGTTGATCATCCACTTTTTTCACAAAGTGAAGTTCAAG GTTGTCTCGATATTGGTGACCCTGTGTATACTTGTCTATATTGTGGTGCGTCGTTTTGGTTACTAGAGCGGGTTGAAAAACAGTCAAGAATTAATCAGCCTCTTTTTACACTTTGTTGTTTTCAAGGAAAAATTCAATTACCGTATCTTCAGAAAGCTCcagatttattatataatttgattcaTGGTCATGATAGTAAGTCTTTACAGTTTCAGAAGAAAATTCGGTATTATAATAGTATGTTTGCTTTCACTTCTCTTGGTGGTAAAGTAATAGACTCAGTGAATGATGGAACTGGCCCACCACAATTCATCATAAGTGGTCAAAATTATCATAGGATTGGAAGTTTATTACCTCAGGCTGGTCAAGTTCCGAAATTTGCCCAATTATACATATATGACATAGAACATGAGTTAACGCATAGAGAAAGAATATTTGG gcAAAGTTCAAATATAGATAGACAGCTGATAATTGATTTGACCCAAATGATTGATCAACACAATCCCATAGCACAATCATTTAGAAGAGTGAGGGAATTCCATGAGAATCACTCGTCTCAGATGTTTTCTTTGAAATTGTTTAGTCAAAGAGAACGTGATCGAAGAGTTTATAATTATCTTTCGTGCGATGAAGTTGCTGCTTTGGTTGTTGGTGATTTTGATTCTTCTGATACTGGTCGTGATGTCATTGTTAAATCTGCAATTGGCCAACTTCAAAGAATATATGAGACACATGCTTTATACTGGCCATTGCAATATCCCTTGCTTTTTCCTTACGGGGAAGATGGTTATCAATTGGGTATTCCTTATCGAGATATTCAAGATATAAATGTTGCAGGGAGAAGGACTAGAGTATCCATGCGAGAATTTATCTGTTTTCGTTTGCAAATGAGAGAGGATGAGGATAGCATTATTCATAAGTCTAGAAGATTGTTCCAACAGTTTGTTGTTGATTCATTCTCTATGATTGAGTCACAGAGGCTTTATGAAATCAAGAAAAAACAGAGCACAATTAGAGAAGTCTTACAAGGTATTGAAGAAGCTATGCGACGCGGTGATACTGAAACATCATCAATTGGTACTCGAGTGATTTTGCCTTCTTCCTTCACTGGTGGTAAACGTTACATGTTTAATAATTGCCAAGATGCTATGGCTATTTGTAAGCATTTTGGGTATCCAGATCTATTTCTTACCCTTACTTGCAATCCTAACTGGCCTGAGTTTCAAAGATATACTAATCGTGATCAAGTTCCAATTGCTGATCGGCCAGACATTGCTTGCCGAGTCTTTCATGCTAAGATGAAGTGTCTTCTTAATGATCTTAAGAATGGTGTTTTTTTTGGTCCTCTTAATGCAG gtATGTATACAATTGAGTTTCAAAAAAGAGGTTTGCCACATGCACATATTCTACTTTGGCTTGATGGAAGGAATAGATTGTAG
- the LOC112707745 gene encoding uncharacterized protein isoform X5: protein MDDYLPSADLIGGSIILQDTPIINANFILSDDSEIYDPTVNSWNELRSPVDHPLFSQSEVQGCLDIGDPVYTCLYCGASFWLLERVEKQSRINQPLFTLCCFQGKIQLPYLQKAPDLLYNLIHGHDSKSLQFQKKIRYYNSMFAFTSLGGKVIDSVNDGTGPPQFIISGQNYHRIGSLLPQAGQVPKFAQLYIYDIEHELTHRERIFGQSSNIDRQLIIDLTQMIDQHNPIAQSFRRVREFHENHSSQMFSLKLFSQRERDRRVYNYLSCDEVAALVVGDFDSSDTGRDVIVKSAIGQLQRIYETHALYWPLQYPLLFPYGEDGYQLGIPYRDIQDINVAGRRTRVSMREFICFRLQMREDEDSIIHKSRRLFQQFVVDSFSMIESQRLYEIKKKQSTIREVLQGIEEAMRRGDTETSSIGTRVILPSSFTGGKRYMFNNCQDAMAICKHFGYPDLFLTLTCNPNWPEFQRYTNRDQVPIADRPDIACRVFHAKMKCLLNDLKNGVFFGPLNAGMYTIEFQKRGLPHAHILLWLDGRNRL, encoded by the exons ATGGATGATTATCTGCCTTCTGCAGATTTGATTG gggGATCAATTATTTTGCAAGATACTCCAATTATTAATGCCAATTTCATATTATCAG ATGACTCTGAAATATATGATCCTACTGTAAATTCTTGGAATGAGCTTCGGTCTCCTGTTGATCATCCACTTTTTTCACAAAGTGAAGTTCAAG GTTGTCTCGATATTGGTGACCCTGTGTATACTTGTCTATATTGTGGTGCGTCGTTTTGGTTACTAGAGCGGGTTGAAAAACAGTCAAGAATTAATCAGCCTCTTTTTACACTTTGTTGTTTTCAAGGAAAAATTCAATTACCGTATCTTCAGAAAGCTCcagatttattatataatttgattcaTGGTCATGATAGTAAGTCTTTACAGTTTCAGAAGAAAATTCGGTATTATAATAGTATGTTTGCTTTCACTTCTCTTGGTGGTAAAGTAATAGACTCAGTGAATGATGGAACTGGCCCACCACAATTCATCATAAGTGGTCAAAATTATCATAGGATTGGAAGTTTATTACCTCAGGCTGGTCAAGTTCCGAAATTTGCCCAATTATACATATATGACATAGAACATGAGTTAACGCATAGAGAAAGAATATTTGG gcAAAGTTCAAATATAGATAGACAGCTGATAATTGATTTGACCCAAATGATTGATCAACACAATCCCATAGCACAATCATTTAGAAGAGTGAGGGAATTCCATGAGAATCACTCGTCTCAGATGTTTTCTTTGAAATTGTTTAGTCAAAGAGAACGTGATCGAAGAGTTTATAATTATCTTTCGTGCGATGAAGTTGCTGCTTTGGTTGTTGGTGATTTTGATTCTTCTGATACTGGTCGTGATGTCATTGTTAAATCTGCAATTGGCCAACTTCAAAGAATATATGAGACACATGCTTTATACTGGCCATTGCAATATCCCTTGCTTTTTCCTTACGGGGAAGATGGTTATCAATTGGGTATTCCTTATCGAGATATTCAAGATATAAATGTTGCAGGGAGAAGGACTAGAGTATCCATGCGAGAATTTATCTGTTTTCGTTTGCAAATGAGAGAGGATGAGGATAGCATTATTCATAAGTCTAGAAGATTGTTCCAACAGTTTGTTGTTGATTCATTCTCTATGATTGAGTCACAGAGGCTTTATGAAATCAAGAAAAAACAGAGCACAATTAGAGAAGTCTTACAAGGTATTGAAGAAGCTATGCGACGCGGTGATACTGAAACATCATCAATTGGTACTCGAGTGATTTTGCCTTCTTCCTTCACTGGTGGTAAACGTTACATGTTTAATAATTGCCAAGATGCTATGGCTATTTGTAAGCATTTTGGGTATCCAGATCTATTTCTTACCCTTACTTGCAATCCTAACTGGCCTGAGTTTCAAAGATATACTAATCGTGATCAAGTTCCAATTGCTGATCGGCCAGACATTGCTTGCCGAGTCTTTCATGCTAAGATGAAGTGTCTTCTTAATGATCTTAAGAATGGTGTTTTTTTTGGTCCTCTTAATGCAG gtATGTATACAATTGAGTTTCAAAAAAGAGGTTTGCCACATGCACATATTCTACTTTGGCTTGATGGAAGGAATAGATTGTAG